Proteins co-encoded in one Papaver somniferum cultivar HN1 chromosome 5, ASM357369v1, whole genome shotgun sequence genomic window:
- the LOC113280937 gene encoding uncharacterized protein LOC113280937 → MKLEKTQIQNKWEKIAKNNLEEQPCGMKEIEKVVNLLKTVKKHFPGVTLELLEDYSQFEENQRETTSPGRKRNHAQTTTSEQEEVGIDTCCESVTSGGRRKSRQTVPPELQTSGERLPKSVNKADDLMAKKNCKIM, encoded by the exons ATGAAGCTGGAAAAGACTCAAATACAAAATAAGTGGGAGAAAATTGCTAAAAACAACCTTGAGGAACAGCCGTGTGGTATGAAGGAAATTGAGAAGGTTGTTAACCTTCTAAAGACGGTCAAAAAACATTTTCCTGGGGTTACCCTAGAGCTGTTGGAAGATTATTCTCAGTTCGAGGAAAATCAAAGAGAGACTACATCTCCTGGGCGAAAGAGGAATCACGCGCAGACCACAACTAGTGAGCAAGAAGAAGTTGGCATTGATACTTGCTGTGAGAGTGTCACATCAGGAGGACGCAGGAAGAGCCGGCAAACAGTCCCTCCAGAGTTGCAAACTTCTGGTGAAAGATTGCCAAA GTCTGTAAATAAGGCTGACGATTTAATGGCTAAGAAAAATTGTAAAATTATGTAA